The segment GTGTACGGTATCCAGCCGCGGATCGAGGGGGGATGGGTGAGTGTGGTCGCCCGTTATGCCGATGGCGTGTTCCAGCTCGAGGTGAGCAACCCGTTCGAAGGCGGCGCTCTGGCGCAGGCAACCCGCGGGACGCAGCAGGGATTGCACAACATCGAGGCACGATTAGCGGCACTTTTCGGACCGGCAGCGAGTCTCAGCGTGGAGCGCCGTGATGGCCGCCACTACACCTGTCTACGCTATCCATGTGCGAGACAAAAGCAGGAAGCCAGAACTCTATGAATGTGCTGATTGTCGATGACGAACCCCTGGCTCGCGAGCGCCTCAGCCGTCTGGTGGCTGACGTCGAGGGCTATCGTGTCCTCGAACCTGCCGCCAGCAATGGTGAAGAAGCCCTTGCGATGATCGAAGAACTGCGTCCGGACGTGGTGCTGCTGGATATCCGCATGCCCGGCCTGGACGGTCTGCAGGTCGCTGCCAGGCTCTGCGAGATGGATGCGCCTCCGGCCGTGATCTTTTGCACCGCGCACGACGAATTCGCGCTGGATGCCTTCCAGGTCAGTGCCGTCGGCTACCTGGTCAAACCGGTACGGCCGGAACACCTGGCCGAAGCCCTGAAGAAGGCCGAGCGGCCCAACCGTGTGCAGCTGGCGGCGCTGACACGCCCGGCGGCGGTGTCCGGCACCGGGCCGCGTTCGCATATCAGCGCGCGGACCCGCAAGGGGATCGAGCTGGTGCCGCTGGACAAGGTGATCTACTTCATCGCCGACCACAAATACGTGACGCTGCGCCACGAGGGCGGCGAGGTGCTGCTCGACGAGCCGCTCAAGTCGCTGGAAGACGAGTTCGGTGAGCGCTTCGTGCGCATCCACCGCAACGCGCTGGTCTATCGCGACCGAATCGAGCGCCTGCAGAGGACGCCGCTGGGGCACTTCCAGCTGTTCCTCAAGGGGCTGGACAACGAGGCGCTGACGGTCAGCCGCCGGCACGTCGCGGGCGTTCGGAAGCTGATGCAGGTGCTGTAAGCGCCGGCCGGGCGGTCGCCGCGCCTGCGGCGACGCGGCCCGCGCGCAGGCCTGAAGCCTGAGGCCTGGCCTGTTATCATCGCGCCAGTTCATCGCTTCCGGAATTGCTCATGTCTCGCGAAATCCGCATTGCTACCCGCAAGAGTGCCCTGGCCCTGTGGCAGGCCGAATATGTCAAGGCGCGCCTGGAAAGTGCCCACCCGGGCCTGAAGGTCAGTTTGGTGCCCATGGTCAGTCGCGGCGACAAGCTGCTCGACGCGCCTCTGGCGAAGATTGGCGGCAAGGGTCTGTTCGTCAAGGAACTGGAGACCGCGCTCCTGGAAAACGAGGCAGACATCGCCGTGCACTCGATGAAAGACGTGCCGATGGAGTTTCCCGAAGGGCTCGGGCTTTATTGCATCTGCGAGCGCGAAGACCCGCGCGATGCCTTCGTTTCCAACCACCATGACAGCCTCGATACACTGCCGGCCGGCAGCGTGGTCGGCACCTCCAGCCTGCGGCGCCAGGCGCAGCTGCTGGCGCGGCGCCCCGATCTGAAGATCCAGTTCCTGCGCGGCAACGTGAACACGCGCCTGGCCAAGCTCGACGCTGGCGAGTACGACGCCATCATTCTTGCCGCCGCCGGGCTGATCCGCCTCGGCTTCGGCGAGCGCATTCGCGCCTCGATCGGGGTCGATGAAAGCCTGCCGGCCGGCGGGCAGGGGGCCGTCGGTATCGAATGCCGGACCGCCGACAGCGAGCTGCACGCACTGCTTGCTTGTCTCAATCACGACGCCACCGCCGTGCGCGTCAAGGCCGAACGGGCGCTCAACCATCGCCTGAATGGCGGCTGCCAGGTGCCGATCGCCTGCTACGCGGTGCTCGAAGGTGAGCAGCTCTGGCTGCGCGGCCTGGTCGGCCAGCCCGATGGTACCCAACTGCTGCGCGCCGAAGGCCGCGCACCGGCCACAGAGGCTGAAACACTGGGCGTGCAGGTCGCCGAAGCGCTGCTGGCGCAAGGTGCCGAGCAGATTCTCAAGGCGGTATACGGCGAGGCAGGGCACGCGTGAACGGCTGGCGCCTGCTGCTGACTCGGCC is part of the Stutzerimonas balearica DSM 6083 genome and harbors:
- the hemC gene encoding hydroxymethylbilane synthase is translated as MSREIRIATRKSALALWQAEYVKARLESAHPGLKVSLVPMVSRGDKLLDAPLAKIGGKGLFVKELETALLENEADIAVHSMKDVPMEFPEGLGLYCICEREDPRDAFVSNHHDSLDTLPAGSVVGTSSLRRQAQLLARRPDLKIQFLRGNVNTRLAKLDAGEYDAIILAAAGLIRLGFGERIRASIGVDESLPAGGQGAVGIECRTADSELHALLACLNHDATAVRVKAERALNHRLNGGCQVPIACYAVLEGEQLWLRGLVGQPDGTQLLRAEGRAPATEAETLGVQVAEALLAQGAEQILKAVYGEAGHA
- a CDS encoding LytR/AlgR family response regulator transcription factor, with protein sequence MNVLIVDDEPLARERLSRLVADVEGYRVLEPAASNGEEALAMIEELRPDVVLLDIRMPGLDGLQVAARLCEMDAPPAVIFCTAHDEFALDAFQVSAVGYLVKPVRPEHLAEALKKAERPNRVQLAALTRPAAVSGTGPRSHISARTRKGIELVPLDKVIYFIADHKYVTLRHEGGEVLLDEPLKSLEDEFGERFVRIHRNALVYRDRIERLQRTPLGHFQLFLKGLDNEALTVSRRHVAGVRKLMQVL